One part of the Proteiniborus sp. DW1 genome encodes these proteins:
- a CDS encoding rhodanese-like domain-containing protein, producing the protein MIKNKALKFIPVLIVLSLLLVACTSANESKEAVSNPMQYVTAEALKDSIVSESNEYIILDVRKAEDYSTSHIVGSYGADQDAANKEGDDATGIANLKKALKEATGSEVGNPGEKYALVCYSGKSYAQKATDLMIQMGISAEQIYTLEGGMKAWTEAGDDYKDLLE; encoded by the coding sequence ATGATAAAAAACAAAGCACTTAAATTTATACCTGTTTTAATTGTGTTATCGCTATTATTAGTTGCATGTACATCAGCTAACGAATCTAAAGAAGCAGTATCTAACCCAATGCAATATGTTACAGCTGAAGCTTTAAAAGATTCCATAGTATCAGAATCAAATGAATATATTATTCTAGACGTAAGAAAAGCAGAAGATTATAGTACAAGTCATATAGTTGGTTCTTATGGAGCAGATCAAGACGCTGCTAATAAAGAAGGAGACGATGCAACAGGCATAGCAAATCTAAAAAAAGCACTTAAAGAAGCAACAGGTAGTGAAGTTGGAAATCCTGGAGAAAAATATGCATTAGTTTGTTATTCTGGTAAATCATATGCACAGAAAGCAACAGATTTAATGATACAAATGGGAATCTCAGCAGAACAAATCTATACACTAGAAGGCGGCATGAAAGCTTGGACAGAAGCTGGAGATGATTACAAGGATCTTCTGGAATAA
- a CDS encoding leucine-rich repeat protein — protein sequence MKKLLLIFLVLMILIPNGAMAIAQSNDIEGSWAKNEINYLYEKGIVSGYPDGSFRPNNFISKAEFYRIINQLMGFTYSENAMLYDVNTTDWYYEEVQKALGANYIPNDSYTNANENITREEVARILGTVFNIKKDITGADRFTDKNLFTDGNIDIIGGLNKRGYITGYTDGSFRPQDSITRAEVVKLISNISGVIINEPSTISQDITTNIVVNRSGATLKDMNIDGDVYLTEGVGNGSINLDNVVINGELFINGGGQNSIIITNSKINTISINKQRGTVRVVLGNTKVDEILTENYSRIEIIDGTEINTAKLNGKVTILVDKGSTIVNLNVNDGDVKIDSAGDIKFASTKIDITINNKKLVANTEFSVEDKIVSVHKKSEPVQKKDSDSDGTVGADDTEEPEQPKQPEEPEQPEQPEEPEQPEQPEEPEQPEQPEQPEEPEQPEQPEEPEQPEQPEEPEQPEEPEQPEQPEQPEEPEQPKDKEWTVKDFQYEGTTIIGFSEEGKEKFKTNKDVVLPSVNTDGDAITEIGDGAFLLADYSTKQNPLIGINSVKLPDTIKVIGKEAFRYNALTSIDIPEGVTTIKMSAFNGNLLKSLVLPDSVTTLEGGAFTLNEISSLKLSNGLSTITPAFAFNKLKTLTIPEGITRIDDLAFSDNELTEVKMPSTLKYLSGFNNNEFKTITIPESVEELGFKAFASNKMTSVTIPGNVKIIGERAFNNTWHDQFLNSVIIEEGVEKIEKYAFSNNQIKDVELPRSIKELHESSFYKNLGYDGVAHLFTPDFKNLNNLIESKYHVINPASITIRYVFEDNLLKEETIYINPITKEYLHIGDLGIEILPEYKHNEYELKDLSSKIIDLNKKDNIVIFECKKRDLVEEVYIKSIGNVSSIVVDTGTSKEEALNKLDKSTYIIDSNDTRYTVNIKWTLEDYDGGMAGEYIARGIFELPPGVVQSEPETKLEVIASIIVKEKSDTGQEGVWTVEDFTYETTEETLDDFFPYGTYTEGSVIEVTAVTGFSESGLEKLKANKDLVIPKTNLEGKKIGYIKPLAFANKGLTSVVIPEGLEGVVIGAGAFRENNISRVILPDGIKKIETFAFYKNKLVYVDFPTTLKEVGNQAFAYNNLISLTIPDGVERLCLDSLSFYENKLTSVTIFKDVKKIQQDAFKNNTGYGGKVNIYLAIVDPENNGLFENSNYHKIIPLAVESVDGIEPKEVSFGTEINSVLPSKVSLKFNNGDSISVNIAWSCEDYDPNQPGMYIFTGRYDLPIVMTEEKPKITAEVKVKAKTDFEFSDGIITKYIGEEKEIIIPDEINGEIVIGIGMGAFRQKNLTSVTIPNTVKEIGMYAFAMNNLESVDLPEELTTIGNMAFFKNKLTSIKIPDGVSVIPTAAFSGNELTTVELPEGITSIANQAFKDNKLESIIIPTTINDIGTSAFENNNLSEVIIPKNITFIGNKAFSGNTDIKLVFIALTEAISNAEEIDTAGKSEEAINVLNEAIEAAKLINEKPVATLEEVSIAISNINSAIEAILAEGKTDFEFSEEVVVEHVVKKQVA from the coding sequence ATGAAGAAGTTATTATTGATTTTTCTTGTATTAATGATATTAATACCAAATGGAGCTATGGCAATAGCACAATCTAATGACATTGAAGGTAGTTGGGCAAAGAATGAAATAAACTATCTATATGAAAAAGGAATAGTATCTGGCTATCCTGATGGTAGTTTTAGACCTAATAATTTTATAAGCAAAGCTGAATTTTACAGGATAATCAATCAATTAATGGGATTTACTTATAGTGAAAACGCTATGCTATATGATGTAAATACTACAGATTGGTATTATGAAGAAGTTCAGAAGGCTTTGGGTGCTAATTATATACCTAATGATTCATATACTAATGCAAATGAGAATATTACGAGAGAAGAAGTTGCAAGGATATTAGGAACTGTATTTAATATTAAAAAGGATATTACTGGAGCAGATAGGTTTACTGACAAAAACCTTTTTACAGATGGAAATATAGATATTATTGGTGGTTTAAATAAAAGAGGTTACATAACAGGTTATACAGATGGAAGTTTTAGGCCTCAGGATAGTATTACAAGAGCTGAGGTTGTAAAATTGATTTCCAATATATCTGGTGTAATAATTAATGAACCGTCAACTATAAGTCAAGATATAACAACAAATATAGTTGTTAATAGGTCTGGTGCTACACTAAAGGATATGAATATAGATGGGGATGTATATTTGACTGAGGGTGTAGGAAATGGTTCTATAAACCTTGATAATGTAGTGATAAATGGAGAGTTGTTTATTAATGGAGGTGGGCAAAACAGTATAATAATTACAAACTCTAAGATAAACACCATTTCTATAAATAAACAACGAGGGACTGTAAGAGTAGTATTAGGAAATACAAAAGTTGATGAAATATTAACTGAAAATTATTCAAGAATTGAAATAATAGATGGAACAGAAATTAACACAGCAAAATTAAATGGTAAAGTGACAATTTTAGTAGATAAAGGCTCAACTATTGTAAACTTAAATGTTAACGATGGTGATGTAAAAATAGACTCTGCTGGTGACATAAAGTTTGCAAGTACTAAAATAGATATAACTATTAACAACAAAAAGCTTGTAGCAAATACAGAATTTAGTGTGGAGGACAAAATAGTATCAGTACATAAGAAAAGTGAACCAGTGCAAAAAAAAGATAGTGACAGTGATGGAACAGTAGGAGCTGATGACACAGAAGAACCAGAGCAACCGAAGCAACCAGAAGAGCCAGAACAACCAGAGCAACCAGAAGAGCCAGAACAACCAGAGCAACCAGAAGAGCCAGAACAACCAGAACAACCAGAGCAACCAGAAGAGCCAGAACAACCAGAGCAACCAGAAGAGCCAGAACAACCAGAGCAACCAGAAGAGCCAGAACAACCAGAAGAGCCAGAACAGCCAGAACAACCAGAACAACCAGAAGAGCCAGAACAACCGAAAGATAAAGAATGGACTGTAAAAGATTTTCAATATGAGGGGACTACTATAATTGGTTTTTCTGAAGAAGGTAAAGAAAAATTTAAAACCAACAAAGACGTGGTTTTACCCTCGGTTAATACAGATGGAGATGCCATAACAGAAATAGGGGATGGAGCATTTTTATTAGCTGATTATAGCACTAAACAAAATCCCTTAATAGGAATAAATTCTGTTAAGCTACCAGACACCATTAAAGTTATTGGAAAGGAAGCATTTCGCTATAATGCTTTAACTTCAATAGATATTCCAGAAGGTGTAACAACAATAAAGATGTCTGCATTTAATGGAAACTTGTTAAAATCTTTAGTTTTACCTGATAGTGTAACAACCTTAGAAGGGGGAGCATTTACTCTAAATGAAATATCATCTTTAAAGCTATCTAACGGATTATCAACAATAACTCCTGCTTTTGCTTTTAATAAGTTAAAAACTTTGACTATTCCTGAAGGTATAACTAGAATAGATGACTTAGCATTTAGTGACAATGAATTAACCGAAGTAAAAATGCCTAGTACTTTAAAATATCTATCTGGATTTAATAATAATGAGTTTAAAACAATAACAATTCCTGAAAGTGTTGAAGAATTAGGCTTTAAGGCATTTGCTAGTAATAAGATGACATCAGTTACTATTCCAGGAAATGTAAAAATTATTGGTGAGAGAGCATTTAACAATACTTGGCATGACCAGTTTTTAAATTCTGTGATCATTGAAGAAGGTGTTGAAAAGATTGAAAAGTATGCCTTCTCTAATAATCAAATAAAAGATGTTGAGCTTCCAAGAAGCATAAAGGAACTTCACGAGAGCAGCTTTTATAAAAATTTAGGTTACGATGGTGTTGCTCATTTATTTACACCTGACTTCAAAAATCTTAATAACTTAATAGAATCTAAATATCATGTGATTAATCCAGCTAGTATAACTATTAGGTACGTATTTGAAGATAATCTACTAAAGGAGGAGACAATATACATTAATCCTATAACTAAAGAATATTTACACATAGGAGATTTAGGTATAGAAATTCTTCCCGAATATAAGCACAATGAATATGAATTGAAAGATTTAAGCTCAAAGATTATAGACTTAAACAAGAAAGATAATATTGTAATTTTTGAATGCAAGAAAAGGGATTTAGTAGAGGAAGTATATATCAAATCCATAGGAAATGTTTCTTCAATTGTAGTTGATACTGGAACATCTAAGGAAGAGGCATTAAATAAATTGGATAAAAGCACATACATAATCGATTCAAATGACACAAGATATACAGTAAATATAAAATGGACTCTTGAAGACTATGATGGAGGAATGGCTGGAGAATATATAGCAAGAGGTATATTTGAACTTCCACCTGGAGTAGTTCAATCAGAGCCAGAAACAAAATTAGAAGTCATAGCAAGCATAATAGTTAAAGAAAAATCTGATACTGGGCAAGAGGGAGTTTGGACAGTTGAAGATTTTACTTATGAAACAACAGAAGAAACATTAGATGACTTTTTTCCATATGGCACCTATACTGAAGGTAGTGTTATTGAAGTAACAGCAGTTACAGGATTTAGTGAAAGTGGATTAGAGAAGTTAAAAGCTAATAAAGACTTAGTTATTCCTAAGACTAATTTAGAAGGTAAAAAAATAGGATATATTAAACCATTAGCATTTGCAAACAAAGGGTTAACTAGTGTAGTAATTCCAGAAGGTTTAGAAGGAGTAGTAATTGGAGCAGGAGCTTTTAGAGAAAATAATATAAGCAGAGTAATTCTTCCAGACGGCATAAAAAAAATTGAAACCTTTGCATTTTATAAAAATAAATTAGTATATGTAGACTTTCCTACAACTCTAAAGGAAGTAGGAAATCAGGCATTTGCCTATAACAACTTGATTTCTTTAACAATTCCAGATGGTGTGGAAAGACTATGTTTAGACAGTTTGTCGTTTTATGAAAATAAGTTAACATCTGTAACTATTTTTAAAGATGTTAAAAAAATTCAGCAAGATGCATTTAAAAATAATACGGGGTATGGAGGTAAGGTAAACATATATTTGGCTATAGTAGATCCCGAAAATAACGGTCTATTTGAAAACTCAAATTATCATAAAATCATTCCGTTAGCTGTAGAATCGGTGGATGGAATAGAGCCAAAAGAAGTTAGTTTTGGAACAGAAATAAATAGTGTTTTACCTTCAAAAGTATCATTGAAATTTAATAATGGTGATAGCATTAGTGTAAATATTGCATGGTCATGTGAAGACTATGATCCTAATCAGCCAGGGATGTATATATTTACAGGAAGATATGATTTACCTATAGTAATGACAGAAGAAAAGCCTAAGATCACTGCTGAAGTTAAAGTTAAGGCAAAAACAGACTTCGAATTTTCTGATGGAATAATTACTAAATATATAGGAGAAGAAAAAGAAATAATAATTCCAGATGAGATTAATGGAGAAATAGTTATAGGCATAGGAATGGGTGCATTTAGACAGAAAAACCTGACATCAGTTACAATTCCTAATACAGTAAAAGAAATTGGAATGTATGCATTTGCAATGAATAATTTAGAATCTGTAGATTTGCCAGAAGAGCTTACTACAATTGGTAATATGGCATTTTTTAAGAACAAACTAACATCTATAAAGATACCAGATGGAGTAAGTGTCATACCTACAGCAGCATTTAGTGGCAATGAATTAACAACTGTAGAATTACCAGAAGGTATTACAAGCATAGCAAATCAAGCTTTTAAAGATAATAAATTGGAAAGCATTATAATTCCGACTACAATAAATGATATAGGAACAAGTGCATTTGAGAATAACAACCTTAGCGAGGTAATCATTCCTAAAAATATAACTTTTATAGGTAACAAGGCTTTTTCTGGAAATACTGACATAAAGCTTGTATTTATAGCCTTAACAGAAGCTATATCTAATGCAGAAGAAATAGATACAGCAGGCAAGTCAGAAGAAGCGATAAATGTATTAAATGAAGCCATTGAAGCAGCAAAGCTAATAAATGAAAAACCAGTAGCTACATTGGAAGAAGTTAGTATAGCTATTAGCAACATCAATAGTGCTATAGAAGCTATACTGGCAGAAGGTAAGACAGACTTCGAGTTTTCTGAAGAAGTGGTTGTTGAACATGTAGTGAAGAAGCAAGTAGCATAA
- a CDS encoding TIGR04282 family arsenosugar biosynthesis glycosyltransferase: protein MKDKAIIFFTRIPTLGKTKTRLEPFLGKDMCVKLQTVFIKDIYNNIKNMGIDIIINYSEDGELEVLKGITHNDELFLKQEGKNLGEKMHNSIAFSLKKYRSVVLIGSDLPLLNKKDIEIAFKLLETKDIVISPTYDGGYYLIGMKEENKDIFNIKYSTSSVFEETLDRIKSSGKSYGVGNIQLDIDDKSDFLMLYKILKEDKSISCDNTRKLVNEIMGKCDKNESN from the coding sequence ATGAAAGATAAAGCAATTATTTTTTTTACGCGAATACCTACATTAGGTAAAACTAAAACAAGATTAGAACCATTTTTAGGCAAAGATATGTGTGTAAAGCTTCAGACAGTATTTATTAAAGACATATATAACAACATAAAAAATATGGGAATAGACATAATCATTAATTATTCAGAAGATGGAGAGCTGGAAGTTTTAAAAGGCATTACTCATAACGATGAGTTATTTTTGAAGCAAGAAGGGAAAAACTTAGGAGAGAAGATGCATAATTCCATAGCTTTTTCTTTGAAAAAATATAGGAGTGTAGTGCTTATTGGAAGTGATCTTCCTTTATTAAATAAAAAGGATATAGAAATAGCTTTTAAGTTATTAGAAACAAAAGATATAGTCATTTCCCCAACCTATGATGGAGGATATTATTTAATCGGAATGAAGGAAGAAAACAAAGATATATTCAATATAAAATATAGTACAAGTTCTGTATTTGAAGAGACTTTAGATAGAATAAAAAGTTCAGGGAAATCCTATGGGGTAGGAAATATACAATTAGATATAGATGACAAAAGTGATTTTCTAATGCTATATAAAATATTAAAGGAAGATAAAAGCATTTCCTGCGACAATACAAGGAAGCTAGTAAATGAAATAATGGGAAAGTGTGATAAGAATGAATCGAATTAA
- a CDS encoding TVP38/TMEM64 family protein produces MKNILLKHKSKIILLGIIILFTLLYFFNPSVNELVNTISAMFATGDFEVVRDFIDEYGTYAMLVSAALMVFQSIMAPLPAFLITFANANLFGWWQGAILSWSSAMLGASVCFYISRILGRDIVEKLTSKTGLDSIDDFFEKYGKHSIIIARLLPFISFDLVSYAAGLTSMKFIPFFIATGIGQLPATIIYSYVGGMLTGGAQLLVTALLILFALSILIVLVKNIFYSKKGNISKEKRNEKV; encoded by the coding sequence ATGAAAAATATATTATTAAAGCATAAGTCAAAAATAATACTTTTAGGTATTATCATACTTTTTACTTTGTTGTATTTTTTTAATCCTAGTGTAAATGAACTAGTGAATACTATATCAGCAATGTTTGCAACAGGAGATTTTGAAGTAGTTAGAGATTTTATTGATGAATATGGAACATATGCAATGCTAGTGTCGGCAGCTTTAATGGTCTTCCAATCAATAATGGCACCGTTGCCAGCATTTTTAATTACATTTGCTAATGCAAATTTATTTGGATGGTGGCAAGGAGCTATATTATCCTGGTCAAGTGCTATGCTAGGAGCTTCAGTATGTTTCTATATATCCCGTATTTTAGGTAGAGATATAGTAGAAAAATTGACTAGTAAGACAGGATTAGATAGTATTGATGATTTTTTTGAAAAGTATGGGAAACATTCAATAATAATTGCACGATTGCTTCCTTTTATTTCTTTTGACCTTGTAAGCTATGCAGCAGGTCTTACTTCTATGAAGTTCATACCCTTTTTTATAGCAACTGGTATAGGTCAATTGCCAGCAACTATTATTTATTCATATGTTGGAGGTATGCTCACAGGTGGAGCACAGCTATTGGTAACTGCACTACTTATTTTATTTGCACTATCAATATTAATAGTCTTAGTAAAAAACATATTTTATTCAAAAAAAGGTAATATATCTAAGGAAAAGAGAAATGAAAAAGTATAG
- a CDS encoding nucleoside hydrolase → MIRKLIIDCDNTFSIDGCDIDDGLAIIYTLAQENTEVLGISTTFGNNKLEIVYPNTISFMKSIGYSEIPVFKGSEDSYKANEAAKFLVEMADKYNGELSILATGSLTNLYHAWQIDNNFYEKIKDISLMGGITEPLIINKKILNELNFSCNVKASLNVLEYGRTIIIATGNTCLDGFFTRERFEKLKEGNDFERWLYAKSQYWFDREKDVFENNGIYIWDILSVAALLNPDLFIKNTLDISPDEESMKKGLLFGKGKTRKVIIPKIKDIDKYIEHVYQQYKIFGEQHKNSLNFQV, encoded by the coding sequence ATGATTAGAAAATTAATAATAGATTGTGACAATACTTTTTCAATAGATGGTTGTGATATAGATGATGGTCTTGCTATTATATATACTTTAGCTCAGGAGAATACAGAGGTCTTAGGAATAAGCACAACATTTGGAAACAACAAATTGGAGATTGTATATCCAAATACTATTTCTTTTATGAAGAGTATTGGATATTCAGAAATTCCTGTATTTAAAGGCTCAGAAGATTCCTATAAAGCCAATGAAGCTGCAAAATTTCTAGTGGAGATGGCAGACAAGTATAATGGAGAATTATCTATACTTGCAACAGGCTCTTTAACTAACTTGTACCATGCTTGGCAGATAGATAACAATTTCTATGAAAAAATAAAGGATATTTCTCTAATGGGTGGAATAACTGAGCCATTAATAATAAACAAGAAGATACTAAATGAACTAAATTTTTCTTGTAACGTTAAAGCGTCTCTAAATGTATTAGAGTATGGAAGAACTATTATTATAGCAACAGGAAATACTTGCTTGGATGGATTTTTTACAAGGGAAAGATTTGAGAAGCTAAAAGAAGGAAATGATTTTGAGAGATGGCTTTATGCTAAGAGTCAATACTGGTTTGATAGGGAGAAAGATGTCTTTGAAAATAACGGAATATATATATGGGATATATTATCAGTAGCAGCTCTTCTGAATCCTGATTTGTTTATTAAAAATACTCTTGATATTTCTCCAGATGAGGAAAGCATGAAGAAAGGGCTATTATTTGGAAAAGGAAAGACGAGAAAGGTTATTATCCCCAAAATAAAAGACATAGATAAATATATAGAACATGTATACCAGCAATATAAGATTTTTGGAGAGCAACACAAAAATAGCCTTAATTTTCAGGTATGA
- a CDS encoding TVP38/TMEM64 family protein, with protein MKKYRKVFIFILIIAVGLFLNRELQWSSYLKDSNNLKTIISFVHDNYILAMFLYLVFTIIGSSILALPGVTFAVVASGLFGPWIGSFLCLIGATIGAVLSFVLSRYLLKDSIEELVKKNKRLYSIIFQVDSEKEMLILMITRILPIFPFNLQNFAYGITNISIVKYTIGTFLFMIPGIILFSIGTEGIINRGDRANMLFIAVLIVVLMVIIGVHLYKKYKMLTKKEHNER; from the coding sequence ATGAAAAAGTATAGAAAGGTTTTTATTTTTATTCTGATAATAGCAGTAGGACTGTTTTTAAATAGAGAACTACAGTGGAGTTCTTATTTAAAAGACTCTAATAATTTAAAAACAATTATTAGCTTTGTTCATGACAATTATATATTAGCAATGTTCTTGTATTTAGTCTTTACAATAATAGGCTCTTCTATTTTAGCTTTGCCAGGGGTCACTTTTGCTGTAGTGGCAAGCGGATTATTTGGACCTTGGATAGGAAGCTTTCTTTGCTTAATAGGAGCAACTATAGGAGCAGTCCTATCATTTGTTTTAAGTAGATACCTGTTGAAGGATTCTATAGAAGAGCTAGTTAAGAAAAACAAAAGATTATATAGTATAATTTTTCAAGTCGATTCTGAGAAAGAAATGTTAATTCTTATGATAACTAGAATACTGCCTATATTTCCATTTAATCTTCAAAACTTTGCCTATGGTATAACAAATATCTCTATAGTGAAATATACTATAGGAACTTTTTTGTTTATGATTCCAGGAATAATTCTTTTTAGCATTGGTACAGAAGGAATTATAAATAGAGGGGATAGAGCTAATATGCTATTTATAGCAGTATTAATAGTAGTGCTGATGGTAATTATAGGAGTACACTTATATAAAAAATACAAAATGTTAACAAAGAAGGAGCATAATGAAAGATAA
- a CDS encoding TIGR04283 family arsenosugar biosynthesis glycosyltransferase — protein sequence MNIKQDKKISIIIPVYNEALIIHKIMDNLEQFKSRCEIIFIDGGSSDGTNRIIAEKYRLEFSPKKGRAHQMNYGASLSKGDILLFLHADSFLPSDALAQIHNIICQGYKAGCFKIRFNSRSTLMKICGFMSNLRVRLRNIAFGDQGIFISRDYFYKLGGFVEIPLMEDYQLSMDIKADGEKIGLANAKIETSERRFVENGRLKTMARMQRLQYMYRRGKDIEVIASLYK from the coding sequence ATGAATATTAAACAAGATAAAAAGATTTCAATTATTATTCCAGTATACAATGAAGCGTTAATAATACACAAAATAATGGATAATTTAGAACAATTTAAGTCTCGCTGTGAAATTATATTTATAGATGGCGGCAGTAGTGATGGAACCAATAGAATAATAGCTGAAAAATACAGGCTTGAATTCTCTCCTAAAAAGGGCAGGGCCCATCAAATGAACTATGGAGCTTCACTATCAAAAGGAGATATACTTCTGTTTTTACATGCAGATAGTTTTCTGCCTAGTGATGCCCTTGCTCAAATTCATAACATTATTTGCCAAGGCTATAAAGCAGGGTGTTTTAAAATAAGATTTAATAGCAGAAGTACTCTTATGAAAATATGCGGCTTTATGTCTAATTTAAGAGTGAGGTTAAGAAATATAGCCTTTGGCGATCAAGGTATATTTATAAGTAGAGATTATTTTTATAAACTGGGAGGATTTGTAGAGATTCCACTTATGGAAGACTATCAGTTGTCAATGGACATAAAAGCTGATGGAGAAAAAATAGGTCTAGCAAATGCTAAAATAGAGACTTCAGAAAGGCGATTTGTAGAAAATGGCAGGCTTAAGACAATGGCAAGGATGCAAAGACTTCAATATATGTATAGAAGGGGAAAAGATATTGAAGTGATTGCAAGTCTATATAAATAG
- a CDS encoding aminoglycoside phosphotransferase family protein — protein sequence MNRINLDNIRKNKDFMERFGIDDSEEFSMLGQGEYNINYIFYSKAYSEKLVLRIATESQMNLENQIKYEYEALELLNKTNRTPKPIYYDDRKELIPYGFLVMEYLPGRHLDYKTDLKLAAEALAYIHNEPISKANYLIKPENPIEAIYEECLRMFEKYRLSEYMDIDTRKSIEYLLEKGKNIKTVDIGNRTIINTELNSGNFLINGEGANNYIVDWEKPLYGYPAQDLGHFLTPTTTFWKTDVILTREEISFFIKEYCKNSNQYKDEEELWASVKNYLSMNCLRGITWCAMAYVEYQDKDKLISNDYTYQKIKSYLSRDFLSMIKDEYLNEY from the coding sequence ATGAATCGAATTAATTTAGATAATATAAGAAAAAACAAAGACTTTATGGAGAGATTTGGCATAGATGATAGTGAAGAGTTTTCTATGTTAGGTCAGGGAGAATATAATATTAACTATATTTTTTATTCAAAAGCTTATAGTGAAAAGTTAGTATTGAGGATAGCAACAGAAAGTCAGATGAATTTAGAAAACCAAATAAAATATGAGTATGAAGCTTTAGAGTTATTAAATAAGACTAATAGAACTCCTAAGCCTATATATTATGATGACAGAAAAGAACTGATACCTTATGGCTTTCTAGTTATGGAGTATCTACCAGGAAGGCATTTAGATTACAAAACAGATTTGAAATTAGCAGCTGAAGCTTTGGCATATATTCACAACGAACCTATTTCAAAAGCAAATTATTTAATAAAACCAGAAAATCCAATAGAAGCCATATATGAAGAATGCTTAAGGATGTTTGAGAAATATAGACTATCGGAATATATGGACATAGATACTAGAAAGAGTATAGAATACTTGCTTGAAAAAGGAAAGAATATAAAGACTGTAGATATAGGAAATAGAACTATAATAAATACGGAGCTAAACTCAGGAAATTTCCTTATAAATGGAGAAGGTGCTAATAACTATATAGTAGATTGGGAGAAGCCTCTATATGGATATCCTGCACAGGATCTAGGGCATTTTTTAACACCTACAACAACATTTTGGAAAACAGATGTGATTCTAACCAGAGAAGAAATATCTTTTTTTATAAAAGAGTATTGTAAAAACTCTAATCAATACAAAGATGAAGAAGAGCTTTGGGCCTCTGTAAAGAATTATCTATCGATGAACTGCCTAAGAGGCATAACCTGGTGTGCTATGGCCTATGTAGAATATCAGGATAAAGACAAGCTTATATCTAATGATTATACCTATCAAAAGATTAAATCCTATTTGTCTAGGGACTTTTTAAGTATGATAAAGGATGAGTATTTGAATGAATATTAA